In Pseudomonadota bacterium, one genomic interval encodes:
- a CDS encoding glycosyltransferase: MSEGRALIWVQHLLGIGHLRRAAALARALAEREFDVLLVSGGMPLQGLDLGAAKFEQLPPLRSTDATFSATVDADGREPDSAFRAARRDRLISLYRAHRPQVIITEMYPFGRRQFAAELLPLFEAAHHSRPKPAIFASVRDILTERGDPARNSEMARLALRWYRAVLVHGDPELIPFEASFPEAARISHLIRYTGYIGAVGPGGPYGASGEVVVSAGGGAVGAHLLQTALEARELSVLADRRWRLLAGPNLPTEWFDALKRLAHDGTVVERARSDFPALLEAADLSISQAGYNTVLDVVSARVRSVLVPFAAKGETEQTVRAERMAAAGLAQIVREDGMTPERLAAAVDAAWAAPRPDVNIGVAGAGESARIISESVSL, encoded by the coding sequence ATGAGCGAGGGGCGGGCGCTGATCTGGGTACAGCATCTTCTCGGCATCGGACATCTACGGCGCGCCGCCGCCCTCGCCCGGGCTCTGGCGGAACGCGAATTCGACGTGCTGCTGGTGTCCGGCGGCATGCCGCTGCAAGGACTTGATCTGGGCGCCGCAAAATTCGAACAATTGCCGCCGCTGCGGTCCACCGACGCCACCTTTTCAGCCACCGTGGATGCCGACGGGCGCGAGCCCGATAGCGCCTTTCGCGCCGCCCGCCGCGACCGCTTGATCAGCCTGTACCGCGCCCATCGGCCACAGGTGATCATCACCGAAATGTATCCGTTCGGACGGCGTCAATTCGCCGCCGAACTCCTGCCGCTGTTTGAGGCGGCGCATCACAGCCGGCCGAAACCGGCGATTTTCGCGTCGGTGCGCGACATCCTCACGGAGCGTGGCGACCCGGCACGCAACAGCGAGATGGCACGCCTGGCGCTGCGCTGGTACCGCGCCGTCCTGGTGCATGGCGACCCAGAGCTGATCCCGTTCGAGGCGAGCTTTCCGGAAGCCGCGCGCATCTCTCATCTGATCCGCTATACCGGCTATATCGGCGCCGTCGGCCCCGGCGGGCCTTACGGCGCATCGGGCGAAGTTGTCGTCTCAGCCGGTGGTGGCGCGGTCGGTGCCCATCTCCTCCAAACTGCCCTCGAAGCGCGCGAGTTGAGTGTCTTGGCGGACCGGCGGTGGCGTCTGCTGGCGGGGCCCAATTTACCGACGGAATGGTTCGATGCGCTGAAGCGCTTGGCGCATGACGGCACGGTCGTGGAGCGCGCGCGTAGCGATTTTCCCGCTCTTCTCGAAGCCGCCGATCTTTCTATTTCGCAGGCCGGTTACAATACCGTCCTGGACGTGGTGAGCGCGCGGGTGCGTTCGGTTCTCGTCCCGTTTGCCGCCAAGGGCGAAACTGAACAAACTGTGCGCGCTGAGCGCATGGCGGCGGCAGGATTGGCGCAGATTGTGCGCGAGGACGGGATGACACCAGAGCGCCTCGCCGCGGCTGTCGACGCGGCCTGGGCGGCGCCGCGGCCCGACGTAAATATCGGCGTCGCCGGGGCCGGAGAGAGCGCCCGAATCATATCCGAATCGGTTTCATTATGA
- a CDS encoding histidine phosphatase family protein — translation MTRLVMIRHATTAWNEARRLQGLTDIALSAKGWAELAGWRLPAEFADGRWVSSPLLRAVQTARALGAWRLTCEPRLVEMHWGEWEGRTLDELRLNDPQYMTEVEARGLDFSAPGGESPRQLQERLAPWLREIAADKGTVIGVCHKGIVRALFARAVGWDMLGRPPIKFDWNAAQEFHLDAEGRPSLARSNVSLIAAPSAG, via the coding sequence ATGACACGGTTGGTCATGATCCGTCATGCGACGACAGCCTGGAACGAGGCGCGCCGTCTACAAGGACTTACGGATATTGCGCTTAGCGCAAAAGGCTGGGCCGAACTCGCCGGCTGGCGTTTGCCGGCGGAATTCGCCGACGGACGCTGGGTCTCCAGCCCCTTGCTGCGCGCGGTGCAGACGGCGCGCGCATTGGGCGCCTGGCGACTGACCTGCGAGCCGCGCCTGGTCGAGATGCATTGGGGCGAATGGGAAGGCCGGACGCTCGACGAATTGCGCCTCAATGACCCGCAATATATGACCGAGGTCGAAGCGCGGGGCCTGGATTTTTCTGCCCCCGGCGGCGAAAGCCCGCGCCAATTGCAGGAGCGCTTGGCGCCCTGGCTGCGCGAGATCGCGGCGGATAAGGGCACGGTGATCGGCGTCTGCCATAAGGGCATCGTGCGCGCCCTTTTTGCCCGCGCCGTGGGCTGGGATATGCTCGGCCGCCCACCGATCAAGTTCGATTGGAACGCCGCCCAGGAGTTTCACCTGGATGCCGAGGGCCGGCCCAGCCTGGCGCGCAGCAATGTGAGTCTGATCGCGGCCCCGAGTGCGGGATGA
- a CDS encoding glycosyltransferase family 4 protein: MRIAFYAPMKAPNHPSPSGDRRVAQLLWRALEMGGHEVTLASDFRAYDGDGDGAAQRALAKRGAAIAAAMIADWQAADGPPRPDLWFSYHLYHKAPDWLGPAVSAALDIPYVAAEASYARKQSGGPYGAGLEASLRAIARADAILSFTPEDQEALLPVVKNPACLHRIAPFLEAAPYRAARAERLRHREALAVRHGLDVNRPWLLTVAMMRPGDKLASYRLMGRALNLIADPPWQLLVVGDGSARESVEEALRPIGSDNVVFAGKQNAEDLTAYYAAADLLVWPAVNEAFGMIFLEAAAAGLPVVAGNWRGVSEIVATGETGILIDPWNEVDFAEAVVDLTRDNARRMAMAEAAAARAESKHGMTAAVTVLNQALAAAQAIRRGTRQ; the protein is encoded by the coding sequence ATGCGCATCGCTTTTTACGCGCCGATGAAGGCGCCCAACCATCCGTCGCCCTCGGGCGACCGGCGCGTCGCCCAACTATTGTGGCGGGCGCTTGAAATGGGCGGCCATGAGGTGACGTTGGCGTCGGATTTTCGCGCCTATGACGGTGACGGCGATGGCGCGGCGCAGCGCGCGCTGGCGAAGCGCGGCGCCGCGATTGCGGCGGCGATGATCGCCGACTGGCAGGCCGCCGACGGCCCACCACGGCCCGATCTCTGGTTCTCCTATCATCTCTACCACAAGGCACCGGATTGGCTCGGCCCGGCGGTCAGTGCGGCGCTCGACATTCCCTATGTTGCCGCTGAGGCGTCTTACGCGCGCAAGCAGAGCGGCGGACCCTATGGTGCCGGCCTCGAAGCGTCGCTGCGCGCCATCGCCCGCGCCGACGCGATCTTGTCTTTTACGCCGGAAGACCAGGAAGCGCTCTTGCCGGTGGTAAAGAACCCGGCCTGCCTGCATCGCATCGCGCCGTTTCTCGAGGCGGCGCCCTACCGCGCGGCACGCGCCGAACGCCTGCGGCACCGCGAGGCGCTTGCCGTGCGTCATGGCCTTGACGTAAATCGCCCGTGGTTGCTGACGGTCGCCATGATGCGCCCCGGCGACAAGCTGGCCTCCTACCGTCTGATGGGCCGCGCGCTCAACCTGATCGCCGATCCGCCGTGGCAGTTGCTCGTCGTCGGCGATGGCTCAGCACGCGAGTCGGTGGAGGAAGCGCTGCGGCCGATCGGCAGCGACAATGTAGTTTTTGCCGGCAAACAGAACGCCGAAGATTTGACCGCCTACTACGCGGCGGCGGACTTGCTGGTTTGGCCGGCGGTGAACGAAGCGTTCGGCATGATTTTTCTAGAAGCGGCGGCGGCGGGACTGCCAGTGGTCGCGGGAAACTGGCGCGGCGTGTCTGAGATTGTCGCCACTGGCGAAACCGGCATACTGATCGACCCGTGGAACGAAGTTGATTTTGCCGAAGCGGTGGTCGATCTGACCCGCGACAACGCGCGGAGGATGGCCATGGCCGAAGCGGCGGCGGCACGGGCGGAATCGAAACACGGCATGACGGCGGCAGTTACGGTTTTGAACCAGGCTCTCGCGGCGGCGCAGGCCATACGACGAGGGACACGACAATGA
- a CDS encoding glycosyltransferase, whose product MSDAVAFVLKGYPRLSETFIAQEIRALEKRGLDIRLYSLRHPTDRERHPVHGEIVAPVCYLPEYLHHEPIRVARAWRALRRAPGYAAARRCWLADFRRDRTRNRIRRFGQALVLAHELAPDITHLHAHFLHTPASVTRYAALLRGLKWSCSAHAKDIWTSARWEKSEKLADCTWAVTCTRANFEHLSALAPEGRVHLSYHGLDLTRFPPAPQPLELPEPLGARPERDGSVAENPMMILSIGRAVEKKGHDDLLAALARLPDTLHWRFELIGGGPLQERLKDQAERLGIADRCIFRGALAQAAVLDAYRRADLFALMSRQAADGDRDGLPNVLMEAQSQGLAVVATNISAIPELIAPERNGLLVAPGDIDGAAQALRRLITDAGLRDRLGSAGRVLVHEKFSLEPCIESLALRFGLAPRFGLAPVAPTPVR is encoded by the coding sequence ATGAGCGACGCTGTGGCATTTGTGCTCAAGGGCTATCCGCGGCTCTCCGAAACCTTCATTGCGCAGGAAATCAGGGCGCTGGAGAAGCGTGGCCTTGATATCCGGCTCTATTCGCTGCGCCATCCCACCGACCGCGAACGCCATCCGGTGCACGGCGAAATCGTCGCTCCCGTGTGCTATCTGCCGGAATATCTGCACCACGAGCCGATTCGCGTGGCCCGCGCCTGGCGGGCCCTGAGGCGCGCCCCCGGTTACGCCGCCGCGCGGCGTTGCTGGCTCGCCGATTTCCGCCGCGACCGTACGCGCAATCGCATCCGCCGGTTTGGCCAAGCCCTCGTGCTGGCGCATGAATTAGCGCCCGACATCACCCATTTACACGCCCATTTTCTCCATACTCCCGCCTCCGTGACGCGCTATGCCGCCCTGTTGCGTGGCCTCAAATGGAGCTGCTCGGCCCACGCCAAGGATATTTGGACTTCAGCGCGCTGGGAAAAATCGGAAAAGCTTGCGGATTGCACCTGGGCCGTGACCTGCACGCGGGCAAACTTCGAGCATCTATCTGCCCTGGCGCCCGAGGGCCGCGTGCATTTGAGCTATCACGGCCTTGATCTGACGCGCTTTCCACCCGCGCCACAGCCGCTAGAGTTGCCGGAGCCGTTGGGGGCCCGACCGGAGCGCGACGGCAGCGTGGCCGAGAATCCGATGATGATTCTCTCGATCGGCCGCGCGGTTGAAAAAAAGGGCCATGACGATCTACTTGCTGCGCTGGCGCGCCTCCCCGATACCCTGCATTGGCGATTTGAACTAATCGGAGGCGGGCCCTTACAGGAGCGTTTGAAGGACCAAGCCGAGCGCCTCGGCATCGCCGACCGCTGCATCTTTCGTGGCGCCTTGGCGCAAGCCGCCGTGCTCGACGCCTACCGCCGCGCCGATCTGTTTGCGCTGATGAGCCGCCAGGCGGCCGATGGTGACCGCGACGGCCTGCCCAATGTGCTGATGGAAGCGCAGTCCCAAGGCCTCGCTGTGGTGGCGACCAATATATCCGCCATCCCCGAATTGATCGCGCCGGAGCGAAACGGCCTGCTTGTCGCTCCTGGTGATATCGACGGCGCGGCTCAGGCGCTGAGGCGCCTGATCACTGACGCAGGCTTGCGCGATCGCCTCGGCAGCGCTGGACGGGTTCTGGTGCACGAGAAATTTTCCCTCGAGCCCTGCATCGAATCGCTGGCGCTGCGGTTCGGGCTGGCGCCACGCTTTGGGCTGGCGCCAGTGGCTCCAACGCCGGTACGTTAA
- a CDS encoding ATP-binding cassette domain-containing protein, producing MDKNIYKFIFKHTKGQQLYILLVTVFSMPFYYASLDIPKLIINSALEVDNPAVIGDEFPRPLKMFGIGLVDMEQLTLLGSLCIIFLFLVLVNGGFKMYINIYKGRMGERMLRRLRFLLYSRILRFPLSHFRKVSQGELIPMITAEVEPLGGFIGDAFAVPALQGGLLLTAIFYIFSQDPLMGAASILLYPVQGWIIPKLQKRVNMLGKARVREVRKLSEKIGESVSGIQEIHANDTAQYELADFSERLGTIYLIRFQIYNKKFFIKFLNNLLAQLTPFFFFSIGGYLVIEGKISMGSLVAVLAAYKDLSPPWKELLTYYQIQADSRIKYDQVISQFEPQGLMDEDKQYSDADEFESWEGEVAAANLSLQDEDQVTIVNGVSFKFPVSDHVAIVGSSGSGKEELMLLLARLIEPTGGRLNAGGKELSDLPESVTGRRIGFVGQNAYIFSSSLMENLLYGLKHRPREEEESAPAEAVETSEATEAQEPAGKQAKIRKKRKKGGDDPPDAAASRRSWLAESARAGNSKHDIYHDWVDYDGAGMGSPDGVATAALKAIKIADMEEDVYQYGMRGSLDPTESGEAAERILKARAALMARLKEPAYAELVEPFDRASYNLNATLAENLIFGNPVGDAFDMEKLAENSYVLEVLEKADLIDDLLSCGHQLTATMIELFADLPPDHELFQRFSFISADDLPEYQTLATHTDKDKLSELGVEDRTRLLSLPFKLIPARHRLGLIDEDMQVKILEARRIFHEELPEELQNSIEMFDAEKYNSAATLQDNILFGKLAYGQAQAAEKIGELVSEVIDVQDLRSTVMEVGLDFQAGIAGSRLSSTQRQKLAIARAVMKHPEVLILSEATVVLENTTQTRILNNVLAEFSGKGVIWSLHRASDAERFKQILVMKNGRVVEDGDFAALNQPGTAFKELLDNE from the coding sequence ATGGACAAGAATATCTATAAATTTATCTTCAAACACACCAAGGGGCAGCAGCTTTATATCCTCTTGGTGACGGTATTCTCTATGCCGTTTTACTATGCTTCGCTTGATATCCCCAAGTTGATCATCAATTCGGCGTTGGAGGTCGACAATCCGGCCGTTATCGGCGATGAGTTTCCGCGCCCGCTGAAGATGTTCGGTATCGGATTAGTGGACATGGAACAGCTGACCCTGTTGGGGTCGCTGTGCATCATTTTCCTCTTTCTCGTGCTCGTTAACGGCGGCTTTAAGATGTACATCAACATCTATAAAGGCCGCATGGGTGAGCGCATGCTGCGGCGTCTCAGATTCCTGCTCTATTCGCGCATCCTGCGCTTTCCATTGTCGCATTTCCGCAAGGTGAGTCAGGGCGAGCTGATTCCAATGATCACCGCCGAGGTCGAGCCGCTCGGCGGCTTTATCGGCGATGCCTTCGCCGTGCCGGCCCTCCAGGGTGGCCTGCTGTTGACGGCGATCTTTTACATCTTCTCACAGGATCCTCTGATGGGGGCGGCGTCGATCCTGCTCTATCCGGTTCAGGGCTGGATCATCCCGAAGCTGCAAAAGCGCGTGAATATGCTGGGCAAAGCGCGTGTGCGCGAGGTGCGCAAGCTGTCGGAGAAGATCGGTGAATCGGTTTCCGGTATTCAGGAAATCCACGCCAACGACACAGCGCAGTATGAATTGGCCGATTTCTCCGAGCGCTTGGGCACGATCTACCTCATTCGTTTTCAGATTTACAACAAAAAGTTCTTCATCAAGTTCCTGAACAATCTGCTGGCCCAGCTCACACCGTTCTTTTTCTTTTCGATTGGCGGCTATTTGGTGATTGAAGGAAAAATATCGATGGGTTCGTTGGTTGCCGTATTGGCCGCCTATAAGGACCTGTCGCCGCCGTGGAAGGAACTGTTGACCTATTACCAAATTCAGGCCGATTCGCGGATCAAATATGACCAGGTGATCAGCCAGTTTGAGCCTCAAGGCCTGATGGATGAAGACAAACAATATTCGGACGCCGACGAGTTTGAGTCGTGGGAGGGCGAAGTCGCGGCGGCCAATTTGAGCCTGCAAGACGAAGACCAGGTGACCATCGTCAACGGCGTCAGTTTCAAGTTTCCGGTTTCCGATCATGTCGCCATCGTTGGCTCCTCGGGCAGCGGCAAGGAAGAGCTGATGTTGTTGCTGGCGCGCCTCATCGAGCCGACCGGCGGGCGGCTCAACGCCGGCGGTAAAGAGTTGAGCGACTTGCCGGAATCGGTGACCGGGCGGCGCATTGGCTTTGTTGGGCAGAACGCCTACATCTTTTCGTCCAGCCTGATGGAGAATCTGCTGTATGGCCTGAAGCATCGTCCGCGTGAGGAAGAGGAGTCCGCCCCGGCAGAGGCCGTCGAGACGTCGGAAGCCACCGAGGCGCAGGAACCCGCAGGAAAGCAGGCAAAGATACGGAAGAAGCGGAAGAAAGGCGGCGACGATCCGCCGGACGCTGCTGCGTCGCGCCGGAGTTGGCTCGCCGAATCGGCTCGCGCCGGTAATTCCAAGCATGATATTTATCACGATTGGGTGGATTACGATGGCGCCGGCATGGGCTCGCCGGATGGCGTCGCGACGGCCGCGCTCAAGGCGATCAAAATCGCCGACATGGAGGAGGATGTTTACCAATACGGCATGCGTGGCTCGCTCGACCCGACGGAGAGCGGCGAGGCGGCTGAGCGTATTCTCAAAGCCCGCGCCGCGCTGATGGCGCGCCTCAAAGAGCCAGCCTATGCCGAACTGGTCGAGCCGTTCGACCGCGCGAGCTATAATCTGAATGCCACTTTGGCGGAAAACCTTATCTTCGGAAATCCAGTCGGCGACGCCTTCGATATGGAGAAGCTGGCCGAGAATTCCTATGTTTTGGAAGTGCTGGAAAAAGCGGATTTGATCGACGATCTGCTGAGCTGCGGCCACCAACTCACCGCCACGATGATCGAACTGTTCGCCGATTTGCCGCCGGATCACGAATTGTTCCAGCGCTTCAGCTTTATCAGCGCCGACGATTTGCCCGAATACCAGACTCTGGCAACCCATACCGATAAGGACAAGCTCTCCGAATTGGGCGTCGAAGATCGCACGCGTCTGTTGTCACTGCCGTTCAAATTGATCCCCGCGCGGCACCGGCTCGGTCTCATCGATGAGGATATGCAAGTTAAAATCCTCGAGGCGCGGCGTATCTTTCACGAGGAACTGCCTGAGGAATTGCAGAATTCGATCGAGATGTTCGACGCCGAAAAATACAATTCAGCGGCAACTCTGCAGGATAATATTTTGTTCGGTAAATTGGCCTATGGTCAGGCGCAAGCGGCGGAGAAAATCGGCGAGCTGGTCTCCGAGGTCATCGACGTGCAGGATCTGCGCTCCACGGTTATGGAGGTCGGGCTCGATTTTCAGGCCGGCATTGCAGGCTCGCGTCTTTCTTCCACGCAACGCCAAAAACTCGCCATCGCCCGCGCCGTGATGAAGCACCCCGAAGTGCTCATCTTGTCTGAGGCCACGGTGGTTCTCGAAAACACCACGCAAACGCGCATTCTCAACAATGTATTGGCGGAATTTTCGGGCAAGGGAGTCATCTGGTCTCTCCACCGCGCCAGCGACGCCGAGCGATTTAAACAAATATTGGTGATGAAGAATGGCCGGGTGGTGGAAGACGGAGACTTTGCCGCATTGAACCAGCCTGGCACCGCGTTCAAGGAACTACTGGACAACGAATAA
- a CDS encoding cyclic nucleotide-binding domain-containing protein has protein sequence MATDLQQDVDLLRNVPLFRNLDAAKLKLLAFTSERLTYAAGDSLFNQGDSGDTAYVIVEGEADIIINTPGGPIVVATVKQNDWVGEIAILCDVPRTATITAKSKLTTLRISKDVFFQLVMQFPQMSVEVMRELAFRLERTNRRLQEAVGKLKEAEQK, from the coding sequence ATGGCCACGGATCTACAACAGGACGTCGATCTTCTTAGAAACGTTCCACTGTTTCGCAACCTCGACGCCGCCAAGCTCAAATTGTTGGCCTTTACCAGCGAGCGCCTCACCTATGCCGCGGGCGACAGTTTGTTCAACCAGGGTGATTCGGGCGATACCGCATACGTGATCGTTGAAGGTGAGGCCGACATCATCATCAACACGCCGGGCGGCCCAATCGTCGTGGCAACGGTCAAGCAGAACGATTGGGTGGGTGAAATCGCCATTCTTTGCGATGTGCCGCGTACTGCGACGATCACCGCAAAAAGCAAACTGACCACCTTGCGCATCTCCAAGGATGTGTTTTTCCAGCTGGTCATGCAGTTTCCACAAATGTCGGTCGAGGTCATGCGCGAGCTGGCGTTTCGGCTGGAGCGCACCAACCGCCGGCTGCAGGAGGCCGTTGGTAAATTGAAAGAGGCCGAACAAAAATAG
- a CDS encoding DUF1127 domain-containing protein — protein MAREQYVGSDAATRHMVRPRRGLAILSAGSCVLNVLYLWQARIDERRELGCVDERLLKDAGITRADVVQETSKPFWRA, from the coding sequence ATGGCCCGGGAACAGTATGTCGGTAGCGACGCCGCAACCCGCCACATGGTGCGGCCGCGGCGCGGTTTGGCGATCCTTTCGGCCGGATCTTGTGTCTTGAATGTTCTCTATCTTTGGCAGGCGCGCATTGATGAGCGGCGCGAATTGGGCTGCGTCGACGAACGCTTGTTAAAGGATGCCGGTATCACTCGGGCCGACGTCGTGCAGGAAACAAGCAAACCCTTCTGGCGAGCGTGA
- a CDS encoding transcriptional regulator GcvA codes for MFRKIPPLNAVRAFEAAARHLSFTHAADELNVTQAAISHQIKSLEQWLGLPLFRRLNRAVSLTEEGAAYFPAATQALDGLAGATARLLRDINSRSITVTTLDSFAAQWLMPRLKNFRRRHPEIDVRILPSDGLVDFNRQEVDMAIRYGSGMWPGVAAIPLMTEEIFPVCSPALLDGPHPLRTPRDLIHHTLLHDDMTHAHGDVNWQTWLRAVGADGGIDSERGPFFGHSYLVIQAAVDGQGVALGRGVLVADALADGRLVRPFEAMGLPGDFAYYIAYPEGAMQRPAVAAFSNWLLEEARTSQEASHGEERSQAEANQS; via the coding sequence ATGTTTCGTAAAATTCCCCCGCTGAATGCGGTTCGTGCCTTTGAGGCGGCGGCCCGGCACCTTAGCTTTACTCATGCTGCGGATGAATTGAACGTGACTCAGGCGGCGATCAGCCACCAGATCAAATCGCTCGAGCAATGGCTCGGCCTGCCGTTGTTTCGCCGCCTCAACCGTGCCGTCAGCTTGACCGAGGAGGGCGCTGCGTATTTTCCCGCGGCGACTCAGGCTTTGGACGGATTGGCAGGCGCGACCGCGCGACTGTTGCGCGACATCAATTCGCGTTCGATCACTGTGACGACACTCGATTCTTTTGCCGCTCAGTGGCTGATGCCGCGCCTAAAAAATTTCCGCCGGCGTCATCCCGAGATCGACGTGCGCATTCTGCCATCGGATGGCTTGGTAGATTTCAACCGCCAGGAAGTCGATATGGCGATCCGCTACGGCAGCGGCATGTGGCCCGGCGTTGCCGCCATACCCTTGATGACGGAGGAAATCTTTCCGGTGTGCAGCCCGGCCCTGCTCGACGGCCCGCATCCCCTCCGCACACCTAGAGATTTGATCCATCATACGCTGTTGCACGATGACATGACCCACGCGCATGGCGACGTGAACTGGCAAACCTGGTTGCGTGCGGTGGGTGCCGATGGCGGTATCGACAGCGAACGCGGCCCATTTTTTGGCCATTCCTATTTGGTGATTCAGGCCGCTGTCGATGGTCAGGGCGTCGCCTTGGGGCGTGGCGTCTTAGTCGCCGACGCTTTGGCGGACGGTCGCTTGGTGCGGCCGTTCGAAGCCATGGGCTTACCAGGCGACTTTGCCTATTATATCGCCTATCCTGAGGGAGCAATGCAGCGCCCTGCGGTCGCTGCTTTTAGCAATTGGTTGCTGGAAGAAGCGCGTACCAGCCAGGAGGCGAGTCATGGCGAAGAGCGTAGCCAAGCCGAAGCAAATCAATCCTGA
- a CDS encoding cupin domain-containing protein: protein MAKSVAKPKQINPEGFAISRARDGGFKSGGLRQKFEYRDLDIAAATQGRFHAQIVRIGGTGQQVAAEHWHELDFQLVYILKGWMTFDYEGVGEVRLEAGDSVLQPPGIHHAVLGHSPDLELLEVTSPADFSTTES from the coding sequence ATGGCGAAGAGCGTAGCCAAGCCGAAGCAAATCAATCCTGAAGGCTTTGCAATTTCGCGCGCGCGGGACGGTGGATTTAAGAGCGGCGGCTTGCGGCAGAAATTCGAATACCGCGATCTCGATATTGCCGCAGCGACGCAAGGCCGGTTTCATGCCCAAATCGTGCGCATCGGCGGCACCGGGCAGCAGGTCGCGGCGGAACATTGGCATGAGCTTGATTTCCAGCTTGTCTATATCCTCAAGGGTTGGATGACGTTCGACTATGAAGGCGTCGGCGAAGTGCGCCTCGAAGCCGGAGATAGCGTTCTTCAACCGCCCGGCATCCACCATGCCGTGCTCGGCCATTCGCCGGATCTCGAGCTGCTCGAAGTCACAAGCCCGGCTGATTTCAGCACGACCGAGAGCTAG
- a CDS encoding Gfo/Idh/MocA family oxidoreductase produces MAKKLRMGVAGVGHFGKFHAAKIAASPAADLVAVADSNGEQAREVAALYGIPGFDDPRDMLGQLDAVTVAVPTRAHFEVAQGFLEAGVHVLLEKPIADNLDDARRLIALAHEKNLVLQIGHLPRFSGAAQFLHRRLNNPLFIESLRIAPFKPRGTDVSVILDLMIHDLDFILSLVQAPIASIDAAGAPVFSDSEDIANARVKFANGCIANITASRISLKTERQMRIFQSDAYIAVDFDKRKTRIVAKKSAGPVAGFSDIDVEEQSYEEVDELEREVEAFIAAVRDGTAPVVSGEDGLRALEAALNVTDSLRANWDIVQAATSKAEDDS; encoded by the coding sequence GTGGCAAAAAAGCTAAGAATGGGCGTCGCCGGCGTTGGCCATTTCGGCAAGTTTCACGCCGCCAAGATCGCCGCCTCACCGGCCGCCGATCTGGTGGCGGTGGCCGATAGCAACGGCGAGCAGGCGCGCGAAGTGGCGGCGCTGTACGGCATTCCCGGCTTTGACGACCCGCGCGACATGCTCGGACAACTCGATGCCGTGACAGTAGCCGTGCCGACACGGGCGCATTTCGAGGTGGCACAGGGCTTTCTCGAAGCCGGCGTGCATGTGCTGCTGGAAAAACCGATCGCCGACAATCTTGATGACGCTCGACGCCTGATCGCGCTGGCGCATGAAAAAAACCTGGTGTTACAAATCGGCCATCTGCCGCGCTTCTCCGGCGCGGCGCAATTTCTTCACCGCCGCCTCAACAACCCGCTGTTCATTGAGAGCCTTCGCATCGCACCGTTCAAGCCGCGCGGCACCGATGTCAGCGTGATCCTCGATCTGATGATCCACGATCTCGATTTCATCCTATCGCTGGTGCAGGCCCCGATCGCGTCGATCGACGCCGCCGGCGCGCCGGTGTTTTCTGATTCGGAAGATATCGCCAACGCCCGGGTTAAATTCGCCAACGGCTGTATCGCCAACATTACCGCGAGCCGCATCAGTCTGAAGACCGAGCGCCAGATGCGCATCTTCCAATCGGACGCCTACATCGCCGTTGATTTCGACAAGCGCAAGACGCGCATCGTTGCTAAGAAAAGCGCCGGGCCGGTCGCCGGCTTTTCTGACATCGATGTGGAAGAGCAGAGCTATGAGGAAGTGGACGAGCTTGAGCGCGAGGTCGAAGCCTTCATCGCCGCGGTGCGCGACGGCACGGCGCCGGTGGTGAGTGGCGAGGATGGTCTCAGGGCCCTCGAAGCCGCGTTGAATGTAACCGACAGCCTGCGCGCCAACTGGGACATCGTGCAGGCCGCGACGAGTAAAGCCGAAGACGACTCGTAA